The proteins below are encoded in one region of Cucurbita pepo subsp. pepo cultivar mu-cu-16 chromosome LG10, ASM280686v2, whole genome shotgun sequence:
- the LOC111803879 gene encoding villin-2-like isoform X2, producing the protein MSGPTKVSDPAFQGVGQKVGTDIWRIENFQPVPLPKSDYGKFYMGDSYIILQTTQNKSASFLFDIHFWIGRDTSQDESGTAAIKSVELDAALGGRAVQHRELQGHESDKFLSYFKPCIIPLEGGVASGFRKYEEEEFETRLYTCKGRRVVKMKQVPFARSSLNHDDVFILDTEDKIYQFNGANSNIQERAKALEVVQYLKEKYHQGVCDVAIVDDGKLDTESDSGEFWVLFGGFAPIGKKASTDDDVVAEATPPKLYSIADGKTSIIQGELSRSLLENNKCYLLDCGSSVYVWVGRITQVEERKMANQVAEEFVTNQKRPRSVQITRLIQGYETHSFKSNFGSWPAGSAASGAEEGRGKVAALLKQQGVGIKGMSKSTQANEDVPPLLEGGGKMEVWYVNEDTKTPVASEDVGKFYSGDCYIILYAYHSGERKEDYLLYTWYGKDSVEDDQTTAARLASSMSNALKGKPVQGRVFQGKEPPQFVALFQPLVFFKGGVSAGYKKWIAEKGLADETYSADNISLIEISGTSVHNNKAEQVDHVATSLDSGHSFVLQTTSSLFIWHGSQCPFELQQSAVKVAEFLKPGVTLKHAKEGTESSIFWSALGGKQNYTSKKAAQDIVRDPHLYTISSNKGRFQVQEVFNFSQDDLLTEDVLILDTHAEVFVWIGQLVDAKEKQNAFEIGQSYIELAASLEGLPPQVPLYKVTEGTEPTFFTTYFSWDNTKAITQGNSFQKKVSLLFGIGNAAEDKTNASGGPRQRSEALAALNSAFNSSSESKPVATRSSGRSQGGGSQRAAAVAALSNVLTAEKKQGSDSPPAPQNRSPHPDEGKGEDDNFQAEKEDGKDDEDKDGGTFSPSFENDGGQEDNAEPVVGTYTYDQLKAKSENPVTGIDFKRREEYLSPEEFETIFGVTKEAFSKLPKWKQNMQKKKFDLF; encoded by the exons ATGTCTGGCCCAACAAAGGTTTCGGATCCCGCTTTCCAAGGAGTAGGCCAGAAAGT TGGCACCGACATTTGGCGAATTGAGAATTTTCAGCCTGTTCCGTTGCCGAAGTCCGATTATGGAAAGTTCTATATGGGGGATAGCTACATAATATTGCAG ACGACACAAAACAAAAGTGCCTCGTTCTTGTTTGATATACACTTCTGGATTGGAAGAGATACAAGTCAG GATGAATCCGGGACTGCTGCGATAAAATCTGTTGAGTTAGATGCAGCTCTCGGCGGACGTGCAGTGCAGCACAGAGAGCTTCAAGGCCACGAATCCGACAAATTTTTATCATACTTCAAACCGTGTATAATTCCGCTCGAAGGAGGTGTTGCATCTGGATTTAGAAAATACGAGGAGGAAGAATTTGAAACGCGGTTATATACCTGCAAAGGAAGACGAGTCGTTAAGATGAAACAG GTTCCTTTTGCACGGTCTTCTCTTAATCACGACGACGTGTTCATCCTCGACACCGAAGACAAAATATATCAGTTCAATGGTGCTAATTCCAATATCCAAGAAAGAGCCAAGGCCTTGGAAGTGGTTCaatatttgaaggaaaagtATCACCAGGGAGTGTGTGATGTTGCAATAGTGG ATGACGGGAAGTTGGATACCGAGTCGGACTCCGGGGAGTTCTGGGTCCTCTTTGGTGGTTTTGCACCTATCGGAAAGAAGGCTAGCACGGACGATGATGTGGTTGCAGAAGCCACACCTCCTAAACTCTATAG CATAGCTGATGGCAAAACGAGTATCATTCAAGGTGAACTTTCCAGATCATTGTTAGAAAATAACAAATGCTATCTACTCGACTGTGGTTCTTCAGTATACGTTTGGGTTGGACGGATAACCCAAGTcgaggaaagaaaaatggcGAACCAAGTTGCTGAG GAATTCGTTACTAATCAAAAGAGGCCGAGGTCGGTACAAATAACACGACTTATTCAAGGTTACGAGACGCATTCTTTCAAATCCAATTTCGGTTCCTGGCCAGCCGGATCTGCAGCTTCTGGAGCTGAGGAAGGACGAGGAAAGGTAGCAG CTTTATTGAAGCAGCAAGGCGTTGGTATTAAGGGGATGTCGAAAAGTACACAAGCAAATGAGGACGTACCTCCGTTGCTGGAGGGCGGTGGAAAGATGGAG GTATGGTACGTCAATGAGGACACCAAAACTCCAGTGGCTTCAGAGGACGTCGGTAAATTCTATAGCGGAGACTGTTATATTATTCTTTACGCTTACCACTCCGGTGAGAGGAAGGAAGATTATCTTTTGTACACTTGGTATGGAAAGGATAGCGTCGAG GACGACCAAACAACAGCTGCTCGGCTAGCAAGTTCGATGTCGAACGCGCTTAAGGGGAAACCAGTTCAG GGTCGAGTTTTTCAGGGTAAAGAACCGCCACAGTTCGTTGCACTTTTCCAGCCTTTGGTGTTCTTCAAG GGCGGTGTTAGTGCTGGCTACAAGAAATGGATAGCAGAGAAGGGCTTGGCGGATGAAACATATAGTGCAGATAATATTTCTCTCATTGAGATTTCTGGAACTTCTGTCCACAACAATAAAGCAGAGCAAGTTGATCATGTGGCAACATCATTGGACTCGGGCCATTCTTTTGTCCTGCAAACGACGTCTTCTTTGTTCATATGGCACGGAAGTCAATGTCCGTTCGAGCTGCAGCAATCCGCTGTGAAAGTTGCCGAGTTTTTAAAG CCGGGCGTTACTTTGAAACACGCTAAAGAAGGTACCGAAAGTTCAATTTTCTGGTCGGCTCTTGGcggaaaacaaaattatacgAGCAAAAAAGCAGCTCAAGATATCGTCCGAGACCCGCATCTATACACGATTTCATCGAATAAAG GACGATTTCAG GTACAGGAGGTTTTCAACTTCTCTCAAGATGATCTCTTGACGGAGGATGTGTTGATTCTCGATACACATGCGGAAGTGTTCGTATGGATCGGTCAGTTGGTCGACGcgaaagaaaagcaaaacgCCTTTGAAATTGGGCAGAGTTACATAGAATTGGCTGCATCTCTGGAGGGTTTGCCCCCACAAGTACCACTCTACAAAGTCACTGAGGGAACCGAACCGACGTTCTTCACGACGTATTTTTCATGGGATAATACGAAAGCTATC ACTCAAGGTAACTCGTTCCAGAAGAAGGTTTCTCTGTTGTTTGGAATTGGCAACGCTGCAGAG GATAAAACTAACGCATCAGGAGGACCTAGGCAAAGAAGTGAAGCTTTAGCTGCTTTAAACtctgcatttaattcatcctCTGAGTCGAAACCTGTTGCTACGAGGTCGTCGGGCCGTAGTCAAGGCGGAGGCTCACAAAGGGCAGCTGCTGTAGCTGCACTTTCTAATGTTCTTACAGCTGAAAAGAAGCAAGGCTCTGATTCTCCTCCTGCCCCACAGAATCGCAGTCCACACCCAGATGAGG GGAAAGGAGAGGATGACAATTTCCAAGCCGAAAAGGAGGATGGTAAAGATGATGAAGACAAGGACGGAGGGACTTTTTCGCCTTCATTCGAAAACGACGGGGGACAGGAAGATAATGCTGAACCTGTTGTTGGCACGTACACTTATGATCAACTAAAAGCGAAGTCGGAGAATCCGGTGACTGGAATCGACTTCAAACGAAGAGAG GAATATCTTTCTCCGGAAGAGTTCGAGACGATATTCGGCGTAACGAAAGAAGCATTCAGTAAGCTGCCTAAATGGAAGCAAAACATGCAGAAGAAGAAGTTCGATCTGTTTTAG
- the LOC111803879 gene encoding villin-2-like isoform X1 — protein MSGPTKVSDPAFQGVGQKVGTDIWRIENFQPVPLPKSDYGKFYMGDSYIILQTTQNKSASFLFDIHFWIGRDTSQDESGTAAIKSVELDAALGGRAVQHRELQGHESDKFLSYFKPCIIPLEGGVASGFRKYEEEEFETRLYTCKGRRVVKMKQVPFARSSLNHDDVFILDTEDKIYQFNGANSNIQERAKALEVVQYLKEKYHQGVCDVAIVDDGKLDTESDSGEFWVLFGGFAPIGKKASTDDDVVAEATPPKLYSIADGKTSIIQGELSRSLLENNKCYLLDCGSSVYVWVGRITQVEERKMANQVAEEFVTNQKRPRSVQITRLIQGYETHSFKSNFGSWPAGSAASGAEEGRGKVAALLKQQGVGIKGMSKSTQANEDVPPLLEGGGKMEVWYVNEDTKTPVASEDVGKFYSGDCYIILYAYHSGERKEDYLLYTWYGKDSVEDDQTTAARLASSMSNALKGKPVQGRVFQGKEPPQFVALFQPLVFFKGGVSAGYKKWIAEKGLADETYSADNISLIEISGTSVHNNKAEQVDHVATSLDSGHSFVLQTTSSLFIWHGSQCPFELQQSAVKVAEFLKPGVTLKHAKEGTESSIFWSALGGKQNYTSKKAAQDIVRDPHLYTISSNKGRFQVQEVFNFSQDDLLTEDVLILDTHAEVFVWIGQLVDAKEKQNAFEIGQSYIELAASLEGLPPQVPLYKVTEGTEPTFFTTYFSWDNTKAITQGNSFQKKVSLLFGIGNAAEVNAQCSSRLFSGSMNLQTSNILLLQDKTNASGGPRQRSEALAALNSAFNSSSESKPVATRSSGRSQGGGSQRAAAVAALSNVLTAEKKQGSDSPPAPQNRSPHPDEGKGEDDNFQAEKEDGKDDEDKDGGTFSPSFENDGGQEDNAEPVVGTYTYDQLKAKSENPVTGIDFKRREEYLSPEEFETIFGVTKEAFSKLPKWKQNMQKKKFDLF, from the exons ATGTCTGGCCCAACAAAGGTTTCGGATCCCGCTTTCCAAGGAGTAGGCCAGAAAGT TGGCACCGACATTTGGCGAATTGAGAATTTTCAGCCTGTTCCGTTGCCGAAGTCCGATTATGGAAAGTTCTATATGGGGGATAGCTACATAATATTGCAG ACGACACAAAACAAAAGTGCCTCGTTCTTGTTTGATATACACTTCTGGATTGGAAGAGATACAAGTCAG GATGAATCCGGGACTGCTGCGATAAAATCTGTTGAGTTAGATGCAGCTCTCGGCGGACGTGCAGTGCAGCACAGAGAGCTTCAAGGCCACGAATCCGACAAATTTTTATCATACTTCAAACCGTGTATAATTCCGCTCGAAGGAGGTGTTGCATCTGGATTTAGAAAATACGAGGAGGAAGAATTTGAAACGCGGTTATATACCTGCAAAGGAAGACGAGTCGTTAAGATGAAACAG GTTCCTTTTGCACGGTCTTCTCTTAATCACGACGACGTGTTCATCCTCGACACCGAAGACAAAATATATCAGTTCAATGGTGCTAATTCCAATATCCAAGAAAGAGCCAAGGCCTTGGAAGTGGTTCaatatttgaaggaaaagtATCACCAGGGAGTGTGTGATGTTGCAATAGTGG ATGACGGGAAGTTGGATACCGAGTCGGACTCCGGGGAGTTCTGGGTCCTCTTTGGTGGTTTTGCACCTATCGGAAAGAAGGCTAGCACGGACGATGATGTGGTTGCAGAAGCCACACCTCCTAAACTCTATAG CATAGCTGATGGCAAAACGAGTATCATTCAAGGTGAACTTTCCAGATCATTGTTAGAAAATAACAAATGCTATCTACTCGACTGTGGTTCTTCAGTATACGTTTGGGTTGGACGGATAACCCAAGTcgaggaaagaaaaatggcGAACCAAGTTGCTGAG GAATTCGTTACTAATCAAAAGAGGCCGAGGTCGGTACAAATAACACGACTTATTCAAGGTTACGAGACGCATTCTTTCAAATCCAATTTCGGTTCCTGGCCAGCCGGATCTGCAGCTTCTGGAGCTGAGGAAGGACGAGGAAAGGTAGCAG CTTTATTGAAGCAGCAAGGCGTTGGTATTAAGGGGATGTCGAAAAGTACACAAGCAAATGAGGACGTACCTCCGTTGCTGGAGGGCGGTGGAAAGATGGAG GTATGGTACGTCAATGAGGACACCAAAACTCCAGTGGCTTCAGAGGACGTCGGTAAATTCTATAGCGGAGACTGTTATATTATTCTTTACGCTTACCACTCCGGTGAGAGGAAGGAAGATTATCTTTTGTACACTTGGTATGGAAAGGATAGCGTCGAG GACGACCAAACAACAGCTGCTCGGCTAGCAAGTTCGATGTCGAACGCGCTTAAGGGGAAACCAGTTCAG GGTCGAGTTTTTCAGGGTAAAGAACCGCCACAGTTCGTTGCACTTTTCCAGCCTTTGGTGTTCTTCAAG GGCGGTGTTAGTGCTGGCTACAAGAAATGGATAGCAGAGAAGGGCTTGGCGGATGAAACATATAGTGCAGATAATATTTCTCTCATTGAGATTTCTGGAACTTCTGTCCACAACAATAAAGCAGAGCAAGTTGATCATGTGGCAACATCATTGGACTCGGGCCATTCTTTTGTCCTGCAAACGACGTCTTCTTTGTTCATATGGCACGGAAGTCAATGTCCGTTCGAGCTGCAGCAATCCGCTGTGAAAGTTGCCGAGTTTTTAAAG CCGGGCGTTACTTTGAAACACGCTAAAGAAGGTACCGAAAGTTCAATTTTCTGGTCGGCTCTTGGcggaaaacaaaattatacgAGCAAAAAAGCAGCTCAAGATATCGTCCGAGACCCGCATCTATACACGATTTCATCGAATAAAG GACGATTTCAG GTACAGGAGGTTTTCAACTTCTCTCAAGATGATCTCTTGACGGAGGATGTGTTGATTCTCGATACACATGCGGAAGTGTTCGTATGGATCGGTCAGTTGGTCGACGcgaaagaaaagcaaaacgCCTTTGAAATTGGGCAGAGTTACATAGAATTGGCTGCATCTCTGGAGGGTTTGCCCCCACAAGTACCACTCTACAAAGTCACTGAGGGAACCGAACCGACGTTCTTCACGACGTATTTTTCATGGGATAATACGAAAGCTATC ACTCAAGGTAACTCGTTCCAGAAGAAGGTTTCTCTGTTGTTTGGAATTGGCAACGCTGCAGAGGTAAACGCTCAATGCTCGAGCAGGCTTTTTTCTGGATCGATGAATTTGCAAACGTCAAACATATTACTATTGCAGGATAAAACTAACGCATCAGGAGGACCTAGGCAAAGAAGTGAAGCTTTAGCTGCTTTAAACtctgcatttaattcatcctCTGAGTCGAAACCTGTTGCTACGAGGTCGTCGGGCCGTAGTCAAGGCGGAGGCTCACAAAGGGCAGCTGCTGTAGCTGCACTTTCTAATGTTCTTACAGCTGAAAAGAAGCAAGGCTCTGATTCTCCTCCTGCCCCACAGAATCGCAGTCCACACCCAGATGAGG GGAAAGGAGAGGATGACAATTTCCAAGCCGAAAAGGAGGATGGTAAAGATGATGAAGACAAGGACGGAGGGACTTTTTCGCCTTCATTCGAAAACGACGGGGGACAGGAAGATAATGCTGAACCTGTTGTTGGCACGTACACTTATGATCAACTAAAAGCGAAGTCGGAGAATCCGGTGACTGGAATCGACTTCAAACGAAGAGAG GAATATCTTTCTCCGGAAGAGTTCGAGACGATATTCGGCGTAACGAAAGAAGCATTCAGTAAGCTGCCTAAATGGAAGCAAAACATGCAGAAGAAGAAGTTCGATCTGTTTTAG